The Ranitomeya imitator isolate aRanImi1 chromosome 3, aRanImi1.pri, whole genome shotgun sequence genome has a window encoding:
- the LOC138671325 gene encoding P2Y purinoceptor 2-like: protein MDDAQENLTYRCIFDEDFKYILLPVSYGIVFAFGFILNVLALYIFIFRIRPWKVVNIFMFNLALSDLLYVLSLPFLAYYYSKANDWPFSEAFCKIVRFLFYTSLYCSILFLLCISIYRFLAVCYPLRFLQWGKIRYARIASVSIWVVVIAMQSPMFYFVSTSMSDNSTVCHDTSKIELFDQFVIYSTVNLSILFCVPFTILIISYCYMIYVLIQPMESSTQTAESKKKSIKMIITVMLVFIISFLPFHVTRTLYYYYRKVDLAPCSTLNVVNAAYKSTRPLASVNSCLDPILYFLVWRFRLRSQNG from the coding sequence ATGGATGACGCACAAGAAAACTTGACCTACAGATGTATATTCGATGAAGACTTCAAGTACATCCTTCTCCCCGTCTCTTACGGAATTGTATTTGCATTTGGTTTCATACTCAACGTTCTCGCCCTCTACATTTTCATATTTCGGATCCGACCGTGGAAAGTGGTCAACATTTTTATGTTTAACCTGGCGCTCTCAGACTTGTTGTATGTCTTGTCTTTGCCTTTCTTGGCATATTACTACTCCAAAGCGAATGACTGGCCTTTCAGTGAAGCCTTCTGTAAGATTGTTCGTTTCCTGTTCTACACCAGCCTGTACTGCAGCATCCTCTTTTTACTGTGTATCAGCATTTACAGATTTCTGGCTGTATGTTACCCCTTGCGGTTTCTTCAATGGGGGAAAATCCGTTATGCAAGGATAGCCTCCGTGTCTATTTGGGTTGTCGTAATTGCGATGCAATCCCCTATGTTTTATTTTGTCTCCACCAGTATGAGTGATAATAGCACCGTGTGCCACGACAcctctaaaattgaactttttgaccagtTTGTCATTTACAGCACCGTCAACTTGTCCATACTCTTCTGTGTCCCCTTCACCATCCTCATTATTAGCTATTGCTATATGATCTACGTGCTCATCCAGCCAATGGAGAGCTCGACTCAGACTGCCGAGTCCAAGAAGAAGTCCATCAAGATGATCATCACAGTAATGTTGGTCTTCATCATAAGTTTTTTGCCATTTCACGTCACCAGGACTTTGTATTACTACTATCGTAAAGTAGACCTGGCCCCATGTTCTACTCTAAACGTGGTTAATGCAGCCTACAAGTCTACGAGACCGTTGGCCAGTGTCAACAGTTGCCTAGATCCAATATTGTACTTTCTGGTTTGGAGGTTCAGGTTAAGGTCTCAAAATGGGTAG